One stretch of Thermanaerosceptrum fracticalcis DNA includes these proteins:
- a CDS encoding ABC transporter permease, with the protein MIIYCLIKNELKMLWKDRVALISLFLLPCFFIWFFVQVFTPYLDNKRFSEKFQIALVNEDKTAYSKMLLSQFETASHLKELVKIQETEERKALEMLEKNEVAGIILLPAGFMDSIYTGENKPFVFIGNKEKRAAANLMKHQLLSAANLISAGQSGIITAWRYAYWGGAGEDLLAKLEKQLTYSFTMNSLGRNRVFREETVSFLPKITAAEYFTASLLAVFASFLGFMGMKSLVYEKAPGLRDRLRASPLKMWQILLGKFTASFVLVLVQLVFILLLTSAFFKTYLGSPVVSILVLLAASSFAVAAWATFIAAVSSTVQIADLLGYLGTPLLAIIGGNIYPLIALPDTIKRVSDFTFNKWMASGFTKIFAADPTLSLTPDVWHLMMIGSVLLIISLGILAWPRRK; encoded by the coding sequence ATGATCATTTATTGCCTTATCAAAAATGAACTGAAGATGTTATGGAAAGACAGGGTTGCCCTAATCTCCCTGTTTTTGCTGCCCTGTTTCTTTATCTGGTTTTTTGTACAGGTTTTCACTCCTTATCTTGACAATAAACGCTTTAGTGAAAAATTCCAGATTGCCTTAGTAAATGAAGATAAAACGGCCTATTCTAAAATGCTCTTAAGCCAGTTTGAGACGGCCAGTCATTTGAAAGAATTAGTAAAAATACAGGAGACTGAGGAAAGAAAAGCCCTGGAGATGCTGGAAAAGAATGAGGTGGCAGGTATTATCCTTTTACCTGCTGGGTTTATGGACAGTATTTACACAGGCGAGAATAAGCCCTTTGTCTTTATCGGCAATAAGGAAAAAAGAGCTGCAGCAAACCTTATGAAGCATCAACTGCTGAGTGCTGCCAACCTTATTTCGGCGGGGCAAAGCGGAATTATCACTGCCTGGCGCTACGCTTACTGGGGCGGGGCAGGGGAGGACTTGCTGGCTAAGCTGGAAAAACAGCTGACCTATAGTTTCACCATGAATTCCCTGGGAAGAAACCGGGTTTTTCGGGAAGAAACGGTTTCCTTTTTGCCCAAAATAACGGCGGCTGAATATTTCACAGCCTCACTTCTGGCGGTTTTTGCCTCTTTTTTGGGTTTTATGGGAATGAAGTCTCTCGTATATGAGAAAGCCCCCGGTCTGAGAGACAGGTTAAGGGCCTCACCTCTCAAAATGTGGCAAATCTTGCTTGGTAAGTTCACAGCTTCTTTTGTCTTGGTTTTGGTTCAATTAGTGTTTATTTTGCTCCTAACCAGCGCCTTTTTTAAAACATATCTGGGAAGTCCGGTGGTTAGTATCCTTGTGCTTCTGGCCGCTTCGTCCTTTGCTGTAGCGGCCTGGGCTACATTTATTGCGGCTGTTTCCTCCACAGTACAAATCGCCGATTTGCTTGGCTATCTAGGTACTCCCTTACTTGCCATTATCGGGGGGAATATCTACCCCCTCATTGCCCTGCCCGATACCATCAAAAGGGTGAGTGACTTTACTTTTAATAAGTGGATGGCTAGCGGCTTTACAAAGATTTTTGCTGCCGATCCTACCCTCTCTCTGACACCGGATGTCTGGCATCTTATGATGATTGGCAGTGTACTTCTTATCATCTCTCTAGGAATTCTGGCATGGCCGAGGAGGAAATAG
- a CDS encoding ABC transporter permease produces the protein MSQLLIITFYKIKILAKDKGFLIVMVLVPLLFAFLVSGVQSYEKQNLIPVVIADEDNSDYSRLLIERLAGKEGIQLIVTDKTKAENLVKNYQAEVAFIIKRGFKEAILQENINESITLLKSPVSLSYGIIQEMLASEVMRLASNASAANWVTKIYKQFQLQMTGQPSDLWGSAWKYADSLWEPEPLMKMEYRELGSTGIIVPTHKTLPIISLQSLGMILMFLMFFIMFNSSWLIEERNNFTLQRLVIVPGLLPKYFLANILSLLVLALVQLGIFLSLTRLFFHIFLFTSFYHYIILILYILAVIALGLFLSVFLKTPAQLQAGAPAISLLTSFIGGCFWSFLDPPETIKIMSLFTPQGWALRMIKDLVLNNYVFTDLLRTCLALIVFTLFMLAAAYWKIRRAVLQ, from the coding sequence ATGAGCCAGCTGTTAATCATAACTTTCTATAAAATAAAAATACTTGCTAAAGATAAGGGCTTTCTTATAGTGATGGTCCTGGTTCCCCTGCTCTTTGCTTTCCTTGTTAGTGGGGTACAGAGTTATGAGAAGCAAAATCTTATTCCTGTGGTGATCGCTGATGAAGATAACAGCGACTATTCCCGCTTGCTTATAGAGCGTTTGGCGGGAAAAGAAGGAATTCAGCTTATTGTTACCGATAAAACCAAAGCTGAAAATCTGGTAAAAAATTATCAGGCAGAAGTGGCTTTTATTATTAAAAGGGGGTTCAAAGAAGCCATTCTCCAGGAGAATATCAATGAGTCCATAACTTTGCTGAAATCACCTGTCTCTCTATCTTACGGGATAATCCAGGAGATGCTGGCCAGTGAAGTGATGAGGCTAGCTTCCAATGCTTCAGCGGCTAACTGGGTTACGAAAATCTATAAACAGTTTCAGCTCCAAATGACCGGGCAGCCATCTGACTTATGGGGAAGCGCCTGGAAATACGCTGATTCTTTATGGGAACCGGAGCCATTAATGAAGATGGAATACCGGGAACTGGGAAGTACAGGTATTATTGTTCCGACCCACAAAACCCTACCTATTATTTCTTTACAGTCTTTGGGAATGATCCTGATGTTTCTCATGTTCTTCATCATGTTTAACAGCAGCTGGTTGATAGAAGAACGCAACAATTTTACACTCCAGAGACTGGTCATTGTCCCTGGCCTCTTGCCAAAATACTTTTTGGCTAACATTCTTTCTCTTCTTGTCCTTGCCCTGGTGCAGTTAGGGATCTTTCTCTCCCTAACCAGACTGTTCTTTCATATCTTCCTTTTTACGTCTTTTTATCATTACATCATTTTAATTTTATATATTTTGGCAGTTATAGCCCTGGGGCTGTTTCTGTCGGTTTTTTTAAAGACACCGGCGCAGCTGCAGGCGGGTGCCCCGGCTATTTCCCTTCTTACCAGCTTCATCGGAGGCTGTTTTTGGAGTTTTCTTGACCCTCCTGAGACGATCAAAATAATGTCTCTCTTCACTCCCCAGGGCTGGGCCCTCCGGATGATAAAAGACCTGGTGTTAAACAACTATGTATTCACCGATCTACTACGGACTTGCCTGGCACTTATTGTTTTTACTTTATTCATGCTGGCTGCGGCCTACTGGAAAATACGCAGGGCAGTTTTACAGTAA
- the pfkA gene encoding 6-phosphofructokinase, producing MKRIAVLTSGGDAPGMNAAIRAVVRTAIYHNVEVIGVMRGYSGLIHGEFVKMDLGSVADIIHRGGTILHTARSQEFLTEDGRQRAVQKMKEAGIEGLVAIGGDGTFRGAAALDKLGIPTIGVPGTIDNDIPCTSLTIGFDTVVNTVVDAINKIRDTATSHERIFVIEVMGRNAGFIALAAGLAGGAESILIPEIPADVTTVVDNIRRGLARGKRHSIILVAEGVGDVREITEKITKLSGLETRLSILGYIQRGGTPTALDRILASRMGAEAVRLLLKGERAKMIGIAGEEIKSFDIQWALQQKKEIDLDQYNLAGILSI from the coding sequence ATGAAGCGTATTGCGGTACTAACAAGCGGTGGCGATGCCCCGGGCATGAATGCGGCTATCCGGGCAGTTGTACGAACTGCCATCTATCATAATGTGGAAGTTATTGGCGTCATGCGGGGATACAGCGGTTTAATCCATGGCGAATTCGTGAAAATGGACCTTGGTTCTGTGGCCGACATTATCCACCGGGGGGGTACTATCCTACATACCGCGCGCAGCCAGGAGTTCCTTACAGAAGATGGCCGTCAAAGAGCAGTGCAAAAAATGAAAGAAGCGGGGATAGAGGGTTTGGTGGCCATCGGCGGGGACGGGACCTTCCGGGGAGCCGCGGCCTTGGATAAACTGGGAATACCAACGATTGGTGTGCCCGGTACTATTGACAATGATATCCCTTGTACCAGCCTGACCATTGGTTTTGATACCGTGGTAAATACGGTAGTTGATGCTATTAATAAGATCAGGGATACGGCAACCTCCCATGAGCGCATCTTTGTTATTGAAGTAATGGGAAGAAACGCCGGCTTTATTGCCTTGGCCGCAGGGCTGGCAGGGGGAGCGGAGTCCATCTTAATTCCCGAGATTCCTGCCGATGTGACAACTGTGGTGGATAACATCAGGCGGGGGCTGGCCCGGGGTAAGCGCCATAGTATCATCCTGGTGGCAGAAGGCGTCGGTGATGTACGGGAAATCACTGAGAAGATTACTAAACTTTCCGGTTTGGAAACCAGGTTGTCTATTTTAGGGTACATTCAACGGGGCGGGACACCTACAGCTCTGGACCGTATTCTCGCCAGCCGCATGGGAGCGGAAGCCGTAAGACTTCTCTTAAAAGGGGAGCGGGCAAAGATGATAGGAATCGCCGGAGAAGAAATCAAAAGCTTTGATATCCAATGGGCTTTACAGCAGAAAAAAGAAATTGACCTGGACCAGTACAACCTGGCGGGGATTTTGTCCATCTAA
- a CDS encoding NAD+ synthase, translating to MKITIAQLNPVVGDIEGNMARLIDTLSHYSCDTDLIVFPELFLAGYPPRDLLERDSFINKIRLAIDKIVVESVKFPETGLLFGAPITSGENTGKGLYNSALLVYQGRILLSQHKSLLPTYDVFDEARYFDPAPSIQTIPFKGETLGISICEDAWNDPELWPKRKMYAFDPIEELAVQGANLLINISASPFYVGKEEIRYRLIQNHARKYEVPFIYVNQVGANDELIFDGRSIALDKKGEPLLVCKAFQEEIKTVDTGEKGIPGLYKPQEKIEAVYQALVLGVRDYMKKSGFKKAVIGLSGGIDSALVCCIAKEAVGAENVLGISMPSPYSSRGSMEDSRKLAANLGVEFRVVPITGIYQAYLDTLKKHFAGREADTTEENIQARIRGNILMAFSNKFGYLVLSTGNKSEMAVGYCTLYGDMSGGLSVISDVPKTMVYELAKFINRHGEIIPQEIIDKAPSAELRPNQTDQDTLPPYPYLDKILQLYIEEGYGAQDLVEEGFDPETVKWVIKTVEKNEYKRRQAAPGLKVNTKAFGIGRRIPLAAKRDS from the coding sequence ATGAAAATAACCATCGCCCAGCTAAACCCGGTGGTTGGCGACATTGAGGGCAATATGGCCAGGCTTATAGATACATTGTCTCATTACAGCTGCGATACTGATTTAATTGTTTTTCCGGAACTGTTTCTTGCCGGTTATCCTCCACGGGACCTCCTGGAACGGGACTCCTTCATTAATAAAATCCGGCTTGCCATCGATAAAATTGTGGTGGAGTCGGTGAAATTTCCGGAGACTGGACTGCTCTTTGGTGCGCCTATTACCTCAGGAGAAAATACGGGAAAAGGTCTCTATAATTCCGCCCTGCTGGTTTACCAGGGGAGGATATTATTAAGCCAGCATAAGTCCCTGCTGCCTACTTATGATGTTTTTGATGAAGCCAGGTACTTTGACCCTGCGCCGTCCATCCAAACCATTCCCTTCAAAGGGGAAACCCTGGGTATTTCTATTTGTGAAGATGCCTGGAACGACCCGGAACTGTGGCCGAAAAGAAAAATGTATGCCTTTGACCCCATTGAGGAACTGGCGGTCCAAGGCGCCAACCTCTTAATCAACATTTCCGCTTCTCCTTTTTATGTGGGAAAGGAGGAAATCAGATACAGGTTGATCCAAAATCATGCCCGAAAATACGAGGTGCCTTTCATCTATGTCAACCAGGTGGGAGCCAATGACGAACTGATTTTTGACGGGAGAAGTATAGCTCTCGATAAAAAGGGTGAACCCTTGCTTGTTTGTAAAGCTTTCCAGGAAGAGATAAAGACCGTAGATACCGGTGAAAAGGGCATACCCGGACTGTACAAGCCCCAGGAGAAAATCGAAGCCGTTTATCAGGCTTTGGTTTTAGGGGTTAGGGATTATATGAAGAAAAGCGGCTTTAAAAAAGCGGTGATAGGGTTATCCGGCGGTATTGACTCGGCCCTGGTTTGCTGTATCGCCAAAGAGGCCGTAGGGGCGGAGAATGTCCTGGGGATATCCATGCCCTCACCGTACTCTTCACGGGGAAGTATGGAAGATTCCCGGAAATTGGCAGCCAACCTGGGTGTGGAATTTAGGGTGGTTCCCATCACAGGTATTTACCAGGCCTATTTAGACACACTAAAGAAGCATTTTGCGGGGCGAGAGGCAGATACCACAGAAGAAAACATCCAGGCCAGGATACGCGGTAATATTTTGATGGCTTTTTCCAATAAATTTGGGTATCTTGTCCTGTCTACAGGCAATAAGAGTGAAATGGCTGTGGGTTACTGCACCCTCTATGGTGATATGAGCGGGGGATTAAGCGTGATTTCCGATGTGCCCAAAACCATGGTCTATGAACTGGCTAAATTTATTAATCGTCACGGTGAAATCATACCCCAGGAGATTATTGACAAGGCGCCTTCCGCAGAACTCAGGCCCAACCAGACAGACCAGGATACGCTGCCGCCTTACCCGTACCTGGACAAAATCCTGCAATTATACATTGAGGAAGGCTATGGGGCGCAAGACCTGGTTGAGGAGGGGTTTGATCCGGAGACAGTAAAATGGGTCATAAAAACTGTGGAAAAGAATGAATATAAAAGAAGACAGGCTGCCCCCGGTCTTAAGGTCAATACGAAAGCCTTTGGCATAGGACGCAGGATACCTCTTGCCGCTAAACGGGACAGCTAA
- a CDS encoding DEAD/DEAH box helicase — translation MMSQNVSFLNLGVAQWLVEKLKAIGIKEPTEVQKAAIPAILAGKNVIVQSPTGTGKTLAYLASLLTNVKHETKDLEVLILVPSRELAMQVLRQLKEVADNIGAVPLIGGANPARQLEALKEKPKVAVGTPGRIAELLQKRKINGQAVRAIVVDEVDKMLEQGFMEDVKKVFKATLKTRQVLFFSATVPPEVLENAGSFMSEPQFIQTGEGRRTPSTIKHVYFTCNERNKTQTLLKLYRIYRPEKALVFINRNEGVGPLAGRLQELGLNAVGLHSDLAQPHRKEVLEKFRQGKADLLVTTDLLARGMDIPGVDVVFNFDLPVDEEHYLHRVGRTGRAGKKGTAISFVTEEQKFIMAKYQKLLQTSIEHMGIAENRVFPIDYRKKKEKKHRQLYRKKDG, via the coding sequence ATGATGTCCCAGAATGTCAGCTTTCTTAATCTGGGTGTGGCCCAGTGGTTAGTTGAAAAGTTGAAGGCTATAGGAATTAAGGAGCCTACCGAAGTGCAAAAAGCGGCTATCCCGGCCATTTTGGCCGGGAAGAATGTGATTGTCCAGTCACCCACAGGCACCGGCAAGACTCTGGCTTATCTGGCTTCCTTGCTTACGAATGTTAAGCATGAAACGAAGGATCTGGAAGTTTTGATTCTTGTACCTTCCAGGGAACTGGCCATGCAGGTGTTAAGGCAGCTTAAAGAAGTGGCAGATAACATAGGGGCTGTGCCTCTCATCGGCGGAGCTAATCCCGCCAGACAGCTGGAAGCCCTAAAAGAAAAGCCCAAAGTGGCCGTGGGAACGCCCGGAAGGATAGCGGAACTGTTGCAAAAACGTAAAATTAATGGCCAGGCTGTCCGGGCTATTGTGGTGGATGAAGTGGATAAGATGCTGGAACAGGGCTTCATGGAGGATGTAAAAAAGGTCTTCAAGGCTACCCTGAAAACGCGGCAGGTTCTTTTTTTCTCAGCTACGGTTCCGCCGGAAGTTCTGGAGAATGCCGGGAGTTTTATGTCCGAGCCCCAGTTTATTCAGACCGGGGAGGGAAGGCGTACACCTTCTACTATCAAACATGTTTACTTTACGTGTAATGAGCGGAACAAAACCCAGACCCTTCTCAAACTTTACCGTATTTACCGGCCGGAAAAGGCCCTGGTTTTTATCAATCGCAATGAAGGGGTAGGACCTTTGGCGGGGAGGCTGCAGGAGCTAGGCCTCAATGCTGTTGGGCTCCATAGTGATTTAGCCCAGCCCCATCGTAAAGAAGTTCTGGAAAAATTCCGCCAGGGAAAGGCCGACCTCCTGGTAACAACGGATCTCCTGGCCAGGGGCATGGATATTCCCGGAGTAGACGTGGTCTTTAATTTCGATTTGCCCGTAGATGAAGAACACTATCTCCACCGGGTGGGACGCACTGGGAGGGCCGGTAAAAAGGGAACGGCCATCAGTTTTGTCACGGAAGAACAAAAATTCATTATGGCCAAATACCAGAAACTGCTGCAAACTTCCATTGAGCACATGGGAATTGCCGAAAACCGGGTCTTTCCCATAGACTACAGGAAAAAGAAAGAGAAAAAGCACCGCCAGCTTTACAGGAAAAAGGATGGTTAA
- a CDS encoding gamma-glutamylcyclotransferase family protein, producing the protein MMERQEDCLFVYGSLLTGTNDPEIDRIIPAYCRYIAEGYILAELYDLGEYPGAIPCMYPEAKVYGKVFEVLNFAECFNVLDEYEGYYANDLKASEFMRSKTPVRLLTGEDTVMAWVYYYNGEIKDEPQIISGNYVQYKRDKDKISPAI; encoded by the coding sequence ATGATGGAGAGGCAAGAAGACTGTTTATTTGTTTACGGTTCTCTGTTGACGGGTACCAATGATCCAGAGATCGACAGAATCATTCCCGCTTATTGCCGGTATATTGCTGAAGGCTATATATTGGCAGAATTATACGATTTAGGGGAATATCCGGGAGCCATACCTTGTATGTACCCTGAGGCTAAAGTCTATGGAAAAGTGTTTGAAGTATTAAATTTTGCAGAATGTTTTAATGTCCTTGATGAGTACGAAGGCTATTATGCCAATGATCTTAAAGCCAGTGAATTTATGAGAAGTAAGACCCCGGTGAGGCTATTGACTGGAGAAGATACGGTGATGGCCTGGGTTTACTATTATAACGGGGAAATTAAAGATGAACCCCAAATAATCTCGGGCAACTATGTGCAATATAAAAGAGATAAGGACAAAATTAGTCCTGCAATCTAA
- a CDS encoding PGPGW domain-containing protein — protein sequence MKARIKGILLSCLGWTFIFLGILGLFLPFLQGILFLLIGLYILSHNSLWAKRILLKIRWRFPRLADKIDKAKGIAKRYIRLN from the coding sequence ATGAAAGCAAGAATTAAAGGTATTTTATTGTCATGCCTAGGCTGGACGTTTATATTCTTAGGCATACTGGGCCTTTTTCTTCCTTTTTTACAAGGGATACTTTTTTTGCTGATAGGCCTCTATATACTGTCCCATAATTCACTATGGGCTAAGAGAATCTTACTCAAAATAAGATGGAGATTTCCCCGGTTAGCTGATAAAATTGATAAAGCGAAAGGGATCGCAAAGCGTTATATCAGGTTGAATTAG
- the rd gene encoding rubredoxin, whose translation MNSKTLHKVSYGMYLVSSKKGEKYNGQIANTVFQITSEPPTVAVSINKQNLTHEFIRESKVFTVAILNKDVPMTFIGLFGFKSGREVEKFEGIKYRPGQTGVPIVLDYSIGFLEAQVIDEIDAGTHTIFLGRVIDADIFVDEEPMTYAYYHEIKRGAAPQTAPTYIKNEPPAEVGSGEKYKCNVCGYIYDQEQGDPETGIAPGTPFSRLPADWVCPICGAGKEQFSIA comes from the coding sequence GTGAACAGCAAAACTCTGCACAAGGTTAGTTATGGCATGTATCTGGTTAGTTCGAAGAAGGGGGAAAAATATAACGGGCAAATTGCAAATACCGTTTTCCAAATTACATCTGAACCCCCGACCGTTGCTGTCAGCATAAACAAACAAAATCTTACCCATGAATTTATCCGGGAAAGTAAGGTTTTTACTGTCGCGATTTTAAATAAGGACGTTCCTATGACTTTTATCGGGTTGTTTGGTTTTAAAAGCGGCAGGGAAGTTGAGAAGTTTGAGGGGATAAAATACAGGCCTGGACAAACAGGGGTACCTATTGTCTTAGACTATAGTATCGGTTTTCTGGAAGCCCAGGTGATAGATGAAATAGATGCTGGCACCCATACCATTTTCCTTGGCAGGGTAATTGATGCTGATATCTTTGTAGATGAGGAACCCATGACTTATGCCTACTATCATGAGATTAAACGGGGTGCAGCACCCCAGACGGCGCCTACCTACATCAAAAATGAGCCCCCAGCAGAAGTAGGAAGTGGAGAAAAATACAAATGTAACGTTTGCGGGTATATTTATGACCAGGAGCAGGGTGATCCCGAGACGGGCATCGCACCCGGCACTCCTTTTTCCCGGCTGCCTGCTGACTGGGTCTGTCCCATCTGTGGTGCAGGGAAAGAGCAATTTAGCATAGCATAA
- a CDS encoding cation diffusion facilitator family transporter produces MFSEFLVKSLIKDYQHTEKTEVRVKYGYLGGVVGILANLLLFTVKLTTGLALNSIAFIGDAFNNLTDVASSLVTILGFKLAGKPADEEHPFGHGRLEYIAGLIVSFLVILVGYELIKSSLDRILHPVPVTFSLPAFLIIIFAILTKGWLSLFNRYLARAIDSQALSATSFDSLSDMISTGCIGLSLLASLWTSFPLDGYVGIIVSGIILYSGISLTKETISPLLGEVPEQELVENITKKVLSYEGITGVHDLIVHSYGPGRHMASIHAEVPSNKDIMELHELIDHVERQVSKELGIVLTIHMDPVNVDSEELMRMQEEVAQILQEFPQVQSFHDFRIVGKNEKENLIFDVVVKSGMSKEEEKELRKAITRKVQEKHPHFFCIITIDKDYTAQG; encoded by the coding sequence TTGTTTAGTGAATTCTTGGTTAAATCTTTGATCAAAGACTATCAACACACGGAAAAAACTGAAGTACGGGTTAAATACGGCTACCTGGGAGGTGTGGTAGGTATCTTGGCTAACCTCCTCCTTTTTACCGTAAAGTTGACCACCGGTCTGGCCTTAAACAGTATCGCCTTTATCGGTGATGCCTTTAATAATTTAACGGACGTAGCCTCTTCCCTGGTCACCATTTTGGGATTTAAGCTGGCCGGCAAACCCGCCGACGAAGAACACCCCTTCGGTCACGGCCGCCTGGAATACATTGCAGGCTTAATTGTTTCTTTTCTCGTCATACTGGTAGGTTATGAACTGATCAAGTCTTCCCTTGACCGCATTCTTCACCCCGTTCCGGTAACCTTCAGCCTGCCCGCTTTTCTTATTATCATCTTTGCTATCTTAACCAAAGGCTGGCTCTCTCTCTTTAACCGTTACCTGGCCAGGGCCATCGATTCACAAGCCCTTTCCGCCACATCCTTTGACAGCCTGAGCGATATGATCTCTACAGGCTGCATTGGTCTGTCTCTCCTGGCTTCTTTATGGACCTCCTTCCCCTTGGACGGGTATGTGGGAATCATTGTCTCGGGTATTATTCTCTATTCCGGTATCTCCCTGACGAAAGAAACCATTAGTCCCCTGCTGGGAGAAGTCCCTGAGCAGGAACTGGTGGAGAACATCACGAAAAAAGTCCTCAGTTATGAGGGAATAACCGGTGTCCATGATTTAATCGTGCACAGCTACGGGCCCGGCCGGCATATGGCTTCCATACACGCCGAAGTCCCTTCGAATAAAGACATCATGGAACTCCACGAGCTCATCGATCACGTGGAACGCCAGGTTTCCAAAGAACTGGGGATTGTTCTCACCATTCATATGGATCCTGTCAACGTTGATTCGGAAGAATTAATGAGGATGCAGGAAGAAGTAGCCCAGATTTTACAAGAATTTCCCCAGGTACAGTCCTTCCATGATTTCCGTATCGTGGGCAAAAACGAAAAAGAAAACCTTATCTTTGATGTGGTAGTGAAAAGCGGGATGAGTAAAGAAGAAGAAAAGGAGCTCCGCAAAGCCATCACCAGAAAGGTGCAGGAGAAACATCCCCATTTCTTCTGCATTATCACTATCGATAAAGACTATACCGCGCAGGGATAA
- a CDS encoding phosphate butyryltransferase: MRSFQEIKEAVLNHPVKKVIAVAAADDEDVLVAVKMASQMKLAEPILIGNEVKIREIADEVAFDLTGVKVIDEPDQFQAARKAVRKIREGEAHIIMKGLIGTAPFLKAILEKDVGLRTGNVLSHVALFEVPHFSRLLLVTDAAMNIAPTLPEKVQIIQNALQVTKKLKISQPKTAAVCAVETVNQDMPATVDAALLAKMSERGQIKGTIIDGPLALDNAVSLEAARHKGIKSPVAGEADIIIVPDIEAGNIMYKTLVYLANADNAGVVMGALAPIVLTSRADTAEAKLNSIALSMLLAQGDE, translated from the coding sequence ATGAGGTCTTTTCAGGAAATCAAAGAGGCAGTTCTCAATCACCCGGTAAAAAAAGTCATTGCCGTGGCAGCAGCCGATGATGAGGATGTATTGGTAGCGGTCAAAATGGCCAGCCAGATGAAACTGGCCGAGCCAATTCTCATCGGCAATGAGGTAAAAATCCGTGAGATAGCGGATGAGGTAGCTTTTGACTTAACAGGGGTTAAAGTAATTGATGAGCCGGACCAGTTCCAGGCTGCCCGTAAAGCTGTCAGGAAAATTCGTGAGGGCGAGGCCCATATCATCATGAAGGGATTAATCGGTACTGCTCCTTTCCTCAAAGCTATCCTGGAAAAGGATGTGGGCTTAAGGACGGGCAATGTTCTCAGTCATGTAGCTTTATTTGAAGTCCCCCACTTCTCTCGTTTACTGCTGGTTACCGATGCTGCTATGAATATTGCGCCTACCCTTCCGGAGAAGGTACAAATTATCCAGAATGCCTTACAGGTCACGAAAAAATTAAAGATAAGCCAGCCCAAAACGGCGGCGGTATGTGCAGTGGAAACTGTAAACCAGGATATGCCGGCCACTGTGGATGCTGCCCTGCTGGCCAAGATGAGTGAACGAGGCCAGATCAAAGGGACTATTATTGATGGACCCCTGGCCTTGGATAATGCTGTTTCCCTGGAGGCAGCCAGGCACAAAGGTATTAAGAGCCCCGTTGCTGGTGAGGCTGACATTATTATAGTGCCCGACATTGAAGCGGGTAATATTATGTATAAGACCCTGGTCTACCTGGCCAATGCCGATAATGCCGGGGTAGTAATGGGCGCCCTGGCTCCCATTGTGCTTACTTCTCGTGCCGATACGGCTGAGGCCAAGCTGAATTCTATTGCCTTGAGCATGCTGCTGGCCCAAGGGGATGAATAA